A segment of the Knoellia sp. p5-6-4 genome:
CCGTTCCGGGAGCTCGGCCAGGAGATCGCGCTCGCGGGCGAGCAGGTCGGCCATCGCGGCGTCGACGGTGCGCTTCCCGCTCTCGGTGAGCTGGACGATGACGCCGCGCCGGTCGTGCGGGTCAGGGCTGCGTTCGACGAGACCGCGCCGCTCGAGGCGGTCGACCCGGTTGGTCATGGTCCCGCTGGTGACCAGGGTCTGCTGGACGAGCTGCCCGGGGGAGAGGCGGTAGGGGTCACCCGCGCGGCGCAGGGCCGACAGGACGTCGAACTCCCATCCCTCGAGGGAGTGGCGGGCGAAGGCCTGGGCACGGTCGAGGTCGAGGCGTCGAGCGAGCCGGGAGACGCGTGAGAGCACGTGCAGCGGCGCGACGTCGAGGTCGGGCCGCTCTCGACTCCAGGCTTCGACGATCCGGTCGACGTCGTCGGCGGGCGCGCTCATG
Coding sequences within it:
- a CDS encoding MarR family transcriptional regulator, with the translated sequence MSAPADDVDRIVEAWSRERPDLDVAPLHVLSRVSRLARRLDLDRAQAFARHSLEGWEFDVLSALRRAGDPYRLSPGQLVQQTLVTSGTMTNRVDRLERRGLVERSPDPHDRRGVIVQLTESGKRTVDAAMADLLARERDLLAELPERQRAQLADLLRRLLSPFES